From a region of the Enterobacter sp. JBIWA008 genome:
- a CDS encoding flagellar protein FlhE — translation MRKWLWILLFPLAAQAAGEGSWQASSMGVTLSNRGVAMSSNSLSPSEGVSGQMGLVVWNYRLIGPTPAGLRVRLCSQTRCTEIDGENGTTQAFNGVPAIEPLRFIWEVPGGGRLIPALKVQSNSVIVNYR, via the coding sequence ATGCGTAAATGGCTCTGGATTTTGCTTTTCCCGCTGGCGGCGCAGGCTGCCGGGGAGGGCTCCTGGCAGGCAAGCAGCATGGGGGTGACCCTCAGCAACCGTGGCGTTGCCATGTCTTCTAACTCGCTGTCGCCTTCTGAAGGCGTTTCCGGTCAGATGGGTCTTGTGGTCTGGAATTACCGGCTGATTGGCCCTACGCCAGCGGGCTTGCGGGTGCGCCTCTGTTCTCAGACGCGCTGCACGGAAATCGACGGCGAAAATGGCACAACGCAGGCATTCAACGGCGTACCGGCCATTGAACCTTTGCGTTTTATCTGGGAAGTACCGGGCGGGGGACGCTTAATCCCGGCACTGAAAGTGCAGAGTAATTCTGTCATCGTGAACTACCGCTAA
- the cheY gene encoding chemotaxis response regulator CheY: MADKELKFLVVDDFSTMRRIVRNLLKELGFNNVEEAEDGVDALNKLQAGGFGFVISDWNMPNMDGLELLKTIRADAGMASMPVLMVTAEAKKENIIAAAQAGASGYVVKPFTAATLEEKLGKIFEKLGM; this comes from the coding sequence ATGGCGGATAAAGAGCTTAAGTTTTTGGTTGTGGATGACTTTTCCACCATGCGTCGCATCGTGCGCAACCTGCTGAAAGAGCTGGGCTTCAACAACGTTGAAGAAGCAGAAGACGGCGTTGATGCGCTGAACAAACTGCAGGCTGGCGGGTTTGGTTTTGTTATCTCCGACTGGAACATGCCAAACATGGACGGTCTGGAACTGCTGAAAACCATTCGTGCCGATGCGGGAATGGCCTCTATGCCGGTTCTGATGGTCACTGCAGAAGCGAAAAAAGAGAACATCATTGCCGCTGCACAGGCGGGTGCAAGCGGCTATGTGGTGAAGCCATTCACCGCGGCAACCCTGGAAGAGAAGCTCGGTAAGATCTTCGAGAAACTCGGCATGTGA
- a CDS encoding chemotaxis response regulator protein-glutamate methylesterase: MSKIRVLSVDDSALMRQIMTEIINSHSDMEMVATAPDPLVARDLIKKYNPDVLTLDVEMPRMDGIDFLEKLMRLRPMPVVMVSSLTGKGSEITLRALELGAVDFVTKPQLGIREGMLAYSEMIAEKIRTASRAKLAAHTPLAAPATLKAGPLLSSEKLLVIGASTGGTEAIRHVLQPLPLSSPGILITQHMPPGFTRSFAERLNKLCQISVKEAEDGERVLPGHAYIAPGDRHMELSRSGANYQIKIHDGPPVNRHRPSVDVLFHSVAKHAGRNAVGVILTGMGNDGAAGMLAMHQAGAWTIAQNEASCVVFGMPREAINMGGVSEVVDLSQVSQQMLAKISAGQAIRI; the protein is encoded by the coding sequence ATGAGTAAAATCAGGGTGTTGTCTGTCGATGATTCAGCGCTGATGCGTCAGATCATGACTGAAATTATCAATAGCCACAGCGACATGGAGATGGTGGCCACTGCGCCCGATCCGCTGGTAGCGCGGGATTTAATTAAAAAATATAACCCCGACGTGCTGACGCTGGATGTCGAGATGCCGCGCATGGACGGCATAGATTTCCTCGAAAAATTAATGCGGCTTCGGCCTATGCCGGTGGTGATGGTCTCCTCCCTGACCGGCAAAGGATCGGAAATCACCCTGAGGGCGCTGGAGCTGGGGGCGGTAGATTTTGTCACCAAGCCGCAGCTCGGTATTCGCGAAGGGATGCTGGCCTACAGCGAAATGATCGCGGAGAAGATCCGCACCGCGTCGCGCGCGAAGCTTGCCGCCCACACGCCATTGGCTGCGCCTGCGACCCTGAAGGCCGGTCCGTTACTCAGCTCGGAAAAACTGCTGGTGATTGGGGCGTCAACCGGAGGAACAGAGGCAATTCGTCATGTACTCCAGCCATTGCCGCTTTCAAGTCCGGGTATTCTGATCACTCAGCATATGCCGCCAGGCTTTACCCGTTCGTTCGCCGAACGCCTGAACAAGCTGTGCCAGATCAGCGTGAAAGAGGCGGAAGACGGCGAGCGCGTGCTCCCGGGACATGCCTATATCGCCCCGGGCGACAGGCATATGGAGCTGTCGCGCAGCGGCGCTAACTATCAAATCAAAATTCATGATGGACCGCCGGTTAACCGGCACCGTCCGTCGGTGGATGTGCTGTTTCATTCGGTGGCGAAACATGCGGGGCGCAACGCCGTTGGGGTGATCCTGACGGGGATGGGCAACGATGGTGCCGCCGGAATGCTTGCAATGCACCAGGCTGGCGCCTGGACGATTGCGCAGAATGAAGCAAGTTGTGTGGTGTTCGGCATGCCGCGCGAGGCCATCAATATGGGTGGCGTGAGCGAAGTGGTCGATCTTAGCCAGGTAAGCCAGCAGATGCTGGCGAAAATCAGTGCCGGACAGGCAATACGTATTTGA
- the cheR gene encoding protein-glutamate O-methyltransferase CheR — translation MTSPMPPGQTSLLLQMTQRLALSDAHFRRICQLIYQRAGIVLADHKRDMVYNRLVRRLRTLGLDDFGRYLSMLEANQNSAEWQAFINSLTTNLTAFFREAHHFPVLAEHARRRTGEYRVWSAAASTGEEPYSLAITLADTLGMTPGRWKVYASDIDTEVLEKARNGVYRQDELKTLSPQQMQRYFMRGTGPHEGLVRVRQELANCVEFAPVNLLDKQYNVPGPFDAIFCRNVMIYFDKTTQQDILRRFVPLLKPDGLLFAGHSENFSNLAREFSLRGQTVYALSKEKA, via the coding sequence ATGACATCACCAATGCCCCCTGGGCAAACGTCATTATTGTTGCAGATGACACAGCGCCTCGCGCTGTCCGACGCGCATTTTCGTCGGATATGTCAGTTAATCTACCAGCGTGCGGGGATCGTGCTTGCGGATCATAAGCGGGACATGGTCTACAACCGTCTGGTGCGGCGCTTGCGTACGCTGGGGCTGGATGATTTTGGCCGCTATCTGAGCATGCTCGAGGCGAACCAGAACAGCGCAGAGTGGCAGGCTTTTATTAACTCGTTAACCACCAACCTGACGGCGTTTTTCCGTGAAGCTCACCACTTCCCGGTACTGGCCGAGCACGCACGCCGTCGCACCGGGGAGTATCGCGTATGGAGTGCGGCCGCCTCAACGGGTGAAGAGCCGTACTCGCTGGCGATCACCCTTGCTGACACCCTGGGCATGACGCCCGGACGCTGGAAAGTTTACGCCAGCGATATCGATACCGAGGTGCTGGAGAAGGCGCGTAACGGTGTTTATCGCCAGGATGAACTGAAAACGCTGTCTCCGCAGCAGATGCAGCGTTATTTCATGCGTGGGACGGGCCCGCATGAAGGCCTGGTACGCGTACGCCAGGAGCTGGCGAACTGCGTCGAATTCGCGCCCGTAAACCTGCTGGATAAGCAGTACAACGTGCCGGGGCCGTTCGACGCCATTTTTTGCCGTAACGTCATGATCTATTTTGATAAAACGACGCAACAGGACATTCTGCGTCGGTTTGTTCCGTTGCTCAAGCCTGACGGTTTACTGTTTGCCGGGCACTCGGAAAACTTCAGCAACCTCGCGCGTGAGTTTAGCCTGCGTGGGCAAACGGTATATGCGCTGAGTAAGGAAAAAGCATGA
- the cheZ gene encoding protein phosphatase CheZ encodes MLQPAMKPVEEHSPSDIIVRIGSLTRMLRDSLRELGLDQAIAEAAEAIPDARDRLDYVVQMTAQAAERALNSVEASQPHQDAMEKGAKALSKRWDEWFENPIELADARELVTDTRQYLGDVPGHTSFTNAQLLDIMMAQDFQDLTGQVIKRMMDVIQEIERQLLMVLLENIPEPAARPKRENESLLNGPQLDASKAGVVASQDQVDDLLDSLGF; translated from the coding sequence ATGTTGCAACCTGCTATGAAACCCGTTGAAGAACACTCGCCGAGCGATATCATCGTCCGCATCGGCAGCCTGACGCGCATGCTGCGTGACAGCCTGCGTGAGCTAGGGCTGGATCAGGCGATTGCCGAAGCGGCGGAAGCCATTCCTGATGCCCGCGATCGTCTGGACTACGTTGTGCAGATGACCGCTCAGGCCGCGGAACGTGCGCTGAACAGCGTTGAAGCGTCACAGCCGCACCAGGATGCGATGGAAAAGGGGGCGAAAGCGCTGAGCAAACGCTGGGACGAGTGGTTTGAGAACCCTATCGAGCTGGCGGATGCCCGCGAGCTGGTCACGGATACCCGTCAGTACCTGGGTGATGTGCCGGGCCACACCAGCTTTACCAATGCCCAGCTGCTGGACATCATGATGGCGCAGGATTTCCAGGACCTGACCGGTCAGGTGATCAAGCGCATGATGGATGTTATCCAGGAGATTGAGCGTCAGCTGCTGATGGTTCTGCTGGAGAACATTCCGGAACCGGCAGCCCGTCCAAAACGCGAGAACGAAAGCCTGCTCAATGGTCCTCAGCTCGACGCCAGCAAAGCGGGCGTTGTGGCAAGCCAGGATCAGGTCGACGACCTGCTGGACAGCCTCGGCTTCTGA
- the tap gene encoding methyl-accepting chemotaxis protein IV, which translates to MLNRIRISTTLFLILILCGVLQVGSNGLSFWAFRDGYQNLQEVEASNQQRSALAQTRAVLLQASTALNKAGTLTALSYPPDDIKALMATARDSLKQADAQFKAFTAQAADSEKEKALKAAMKTNFEQWYSDLDHQATWLENNQLSDFMTAPVQASQAAFDGSFNAWQQDINQSVQRAGEQSRQSYHMSGVIFAVVVILAGLLTGAALLWSRRMIVQPLAIISSHFDSIAKGDLARPVAVFGKNEISAIFASLKAMQGSLRETVSDVRQGSYAMHTGISEIAAGNNDLSSRTEQQAASLAQTAASMEQLTATVSQNADNARQASDLSKQAAMTAKKGGDQASHVASTMQEIATSSQKIGDIISVIDGIAFQTNILALNAAVEAARAGEQGRGFAVVAGEVRNLASRSANAAKEIKVLIEESVSRVQQGSTLVDTAAKTMLEIVTSVTRVNDIMGEIASASDEQRRGIEQVAQAVSQMDQVTQQNASLVEEAAAATDQLASQADRLTGLVAVFNVKEHVEAVTEVGRSQAVPVVS; encoded by the coding sequence ATGTTAAATCGTATTCGTATCTCGACCACACTGTTTTTGATTCTGATCCTTTGCGGTGTGTTGCAGGTTGGCAGTAACGGGTTGTCTTTTTGGGCGTTTCGCGATGGCTATCAGAATTTGCAGGAAGTTGAGGCGAGTAATCAGCAGCGCTCCGCACTGGCACAAACGCGTGCCGTGCTGTTGCAGGCAAGCACTGCGCTGAACAAGGCAGGAACCCTAACCGCGCTGAGCTATCCGCCGGATGACATTAAAGCGCTAATGGCGACCGCGCGCGACAGCCTGAAACAGGCTGACGCACAGTTTAAGGCCTTTACGGCGCAGGCCGCCGACAGCGAGAAAGAGAAAGCGCTGAAGGCCGCGATGAAGACGAACTTTGAGCAGTGGTACAGCGACCTGGACCATCAGGCGACGTGGCTTGAGAACAACCAGCTGTCGGACTTTATGACCGCACCGGTTCAGGCGTCTCAGGCGGCGTTTGACGGCAGCTTTAACGCGTGGCAGCAGGATATTAACCAGTCCGTTCAGCGTGCCGGTGAACAGAGCCGTCAAAGCTATCACATGTCGGGCGTCATCTTTGCCGTGGTTGTGATTCTGGCAGGGTTGCTGACCGGCGCCGCGCTGCTCTGGTCGCGCAGAATGATTGTGCAGCCGCTGGCAATCATCAGCAGCCATTTCGACAGTATTGCGAAAGGCGACCTGGCGCGTCCGGTAGCGGTGTTCGGCAAGAACGAAATTTCGGCGATCTTTGCCAGCCTGAAGGCGATGCAGGGATCGCTGCGGGAAACGGTATCCGACGTGCGGCAGGGCAGTTATGCCATGCACACCGGGATCTCAGAGATTGCGGCGGGTAACAACGATCTCTCATCCCGCACCGAGCAGCAGGCGGCCTCGCTGGCGCAGACGGCGGCAAGCATGGAGCAGCTGACCGCAACAGTGAGTCAGAACGCCGATAACGCGCGTCAGGCGTCTGACCTGTCAAAACAGGCGGCGATGACGGCGAAGAAAGGCGGTGACCAGGCGTCCCATGTCGCCAGCACCATGCAGGAGATCGCCACCAGTTCACAGAAAATTGGTGACATCATCAGCGTGATTGACGGTATCGCGTTCCAGACCAACATTCTGGCGCTGAATGCCGCGGTTGAAGCGGCGCGCGCCGGGGAACAGGGGCGCGGGTTTGCGGTGGTGGCGGGTGAAGTGCGTAACCTGGCGAGCCGCAGCGCCAACGCGGCGAAAGAGATTAAGGTACTGATTGAAGAGTCGGTCTCGCGCGTTCAGCAGGGCTCAACGCTGGTGGATACGGCGGCGAAAACCATGCTCGAGATCGTCACCTCCGTCACGCGGGTTAACGACATCATGGGCGAGATTGCCTCGGCGTCGGACGAACAGCGTCGCGGCATTGAGCAGGTTGCCCAGGCCGTCAGCCAGATGGATCAGGTGACGCAACAGAACGCATCGTTAGTTGAGGAAGCGGCAGCGGCAACCGATCAGCTGGCCAGCCAGGCGGATCGTCTGACCGGACTGGTCGCGGTATTTAATGTGAAAGAGCACGTTGAAGCAGTAACAGAAGTCGGGCGGTCGCAGGCCGTGCCAGTTGTATCCTGA
- the flhA gene encoding flagellar biosynthesis protein FlhA: MANLVAMLRLPGNLKSTQWQILAGPILILLILSMMVLPLPAFILDLLFTFNIALSIMVLLVAMFTQRTLEFAAFPTILLFTTLLRLALNVASTRIILMEGHTGAAAAGKVVEAFGHFLVGGNFAIGIVVFVILVIINFMVITKGAGRIAEVGARFVLDGMPGKQMAIDADLNAGLIAEDEAKKRRSEVTQEADFYGSMDGASKFVRGDAIAGILIMVINVVGGLLVGVLQHGMDMGHAAESYTLLTIGDGLVAQIPALVISTAAGVIVTRVSTDQDVGEQMVGQLFSNPRVMLLAAAVLGLLGLVPGMPNLVFLLFTAGLLGLAWWMRGREITPAAEPVQVKMPENNQAVEATWNDVQLEDSLGMEVGYRLIPMVDFQQDGELLGRIRSIRKKFAQDMGFLPPVVHIRDNMDLPPARYRILMKGVEIGSGDAYPGRWLAINPGTAAGTLPGEQTIDPAFGLAAIWIESALKEQAQIQGYTVVEASTVVATHLNHLIGQFSAELFGRQEAQQLLDRVTQEMPKLTEDLVPGVVTLTTLHKVLQNLLEEKVPIRDMRTILETLAEHAPIQNDPHELTAVVRVALGRAITQQWFPGTGEVQVIGLDTPLERLLLQALQGGGGLEPGLADRLLAQTQEALARQEMLGAPPVLLVNHALRPLLSRFLRRSLNQLVVLSNLELSDNRHIRMTATIGGK, from the coding sequence ATGGCTAATCTGGTGGCAATGTTGCGCCTGCCCGGCAACCTGAAATCGACCCAATGGCAGATCCTTGCCGGACCGATTCTGATCCTGCTAATTCTGTCGATGATGGTATTGCCGCTCCCGGCGTTCATCCTCGATTTGCTTTTCACTTTCAATATTGCGCTGTCCATTATGGTGCTGCTGGTGGCGATGTTCACCCAGCGTACCCTGGAGTTCGCCGCGTTCCCGACCATTCTGCTGTTTACCACCTTGCTACGACTGGCGCTGAACGTGGCGTCCACGCGTATCATCCTGATGGAAGGCCACACCGGTGCGGCAGCGGCAGGTAAAGTGGTGGAAGCGTTCGGCCACTTCCTGGTGGGCGGCAATTTCGCTATCGGTATCGTGGTGTTCGTTATCCTCGTTATCATCAACTTTATGGTTATCACCAAAGGTGCAGGACGTATCGCGGAAGTCGGCGCGCGTTTTGTGCTGGACGGGATGCCGGGCAAGCAGATGGCGATCGACGCCGACCTCAACGCCGGTCTTATCGCCGAAGATGAAGCCAAAAAACGCCGTTCGGAAGTGACGCAGGAAGCGGACTTCTACGGCTCCATGGACGGTGCGAGTAAGTTTGTGCGCGGTGACGCCATCGCGGGCATTCTGATCATGGTGATTAACGTGGTCGGCGGCCTGCTGGTGGGGGTATTGCAGCACGGTATGGACATGGGCCACGCGGCGGAAAGCTATACGCTGCTGACCATTGGTGACGGACTGGTCGCGCAGATCCCGGCGCTGGTTATCTCTACTGCGGCGGGTGTGATTGTGACTCGCGTGAGTACCGATCAGGACGTTGGCGAGCAGATGGTGGGCCAGCTCTTCAGCAATCCGCGCGTGATGCTGCTGGCCGCTGCGGTTCTGGGTTTACTCGGCCTGGTGCCGGGTATGCCAAACCTGGTGTTCCTGCTGTTTACGGCGGGTCTGCTGGGGCTTGCCTGGTGGATGCGTGGCCGCGAAATCACACCGGCAGCAGAACCTGTTCAGGTAAAAATGCCGGAGAATAACCAGGCCGTAGAAGCGACCTGGAACGACGTTCAGCTGGAAGATTCCCTGGGTATGGAAGTGGGCTATCGCCTGATTCCGATGGTCGATTTCCAGCAGGATGGCGAGCTGCTTGGCCGTATCCGCAGTATCCGTAAAAAATTCGCGCAGGATATGGGCTTCCTGCCGCCGGTTGTCCACATCCGCGACAACATGGACCTGCCGCCCGCGCGCTATCGCATTCTGATGAAAGGTGTCGAAATTGGCAGCGGTGATGCCTATCCAGGCCGCTGGCTGGCGATTAACCCGGGCACCGCCGCAGGCACGCTGCCGGGCGAGCAAACCATCGATCCGGCCTTTGGCCTGGCCGCTATCTGGATTGAAAGTGCCCTGAAAGAGCAGGCGCAAATCCAGGGGTATACGGTTGTTGAAGCCAGTACCGTGGTGGCGACCCACCTTAACCACCTGATTGGGCAATTCTCGGCAGAGCTGTTTGGCCGTCAGGAAGCGCAGCAGCTGCTGGACCGCGTCACGCAAGAGATGCCGAAGCTGACGGAAGATCTGGTTCCGGGCGTGGTGACCTTAACCACGCTGCACAAGGTGCTGCAAAACCTGCTCGAAGAAAAGGTGCCGATCCGCGATATGCGCACCATTCTCGAAACCCTTGCCGAGCATGCGCCGATACAAAACGATCCGCACGAGCTGACGGCGGTGGTGCGCGTGGCGCTGGGGCGTGCGATCACCCAGCAGTGGTTCCCGGGAACCGGGGAAGTGCAGGTCATTGGCCTCGATACGCCGCTTGAACGTTTGCTGCTGCAGGCCCTTCAGGGCGGGGGCGGCCTGGAGCCGGGCCTGGCGGACCGTCTGCTGGCGCAAACGCAGGAGGCGCTGGCGCGCCAGGAGATGCTGGGCGCACCGCCGGTGCTGCTGGTGAACCATGCGCTGCGTCCGCTGCTGTCGCGCTTCTTGCGTCGTAGCCTGAATCAGCTGGTCGTGCTGTCGAATCTGGAGCTGTCGGATAACCGTCATATCCGCATGACCGCGACGATTGGAGGAAAATAA
- the flhB gene encoding flagellar biosynthesis protein FlhB, protein MAEENDDKTEAPTPHRLEKAREEGQIPRSRELTSLLILIVGVCIIWWGGESLARKLAGMLSTGLRFDHSMVNDPNLILSQIIQLIKGAMAALLPLITGVVLVALVSPVMLGGLVFSTKSLQPKFSKLNPLSGIAKMFSAQTGAELLKAILKSVLMGSSAGFYLWYHWPEMMRLISESPLSAMSNALNLVGLCALLVVLSIIPMVGFDVIFQLYTHFKKLRMSRQDIRDEYKQMEGDPHVKGRIRQMQRAAARRRMMEDVPKADVIVTNPTHYSVALRYDENKMSAPKVVAKGAGLIALRIREIGTENRVPILEAPPLARALYRHAEIGQQIPGQLYAAVAEVLAWVWQLKRWRLAGGQRPVKPENLPVPEALDFLNEKDTDG, encoded by the coding sequence GTGGCAGAAGAGAACGACGACAAAACGGAAGCCCCCACACCCCACCGACTAGAAAAGGCGCGTGAGGAAGGGCAGATCCCCCGATCCCGAGAATTGACCTCCCTGCTGATCCTTATCGTGGGGGTGTGCATTATCTGGTGGGGCGGGGAGTCGCTCGCCCGCAAGCTGGCGGGGATGTTGTCCACCGGCTTACGTTTTGACCACAGCATGGTCAACGATCCGAATCTGATCCTCAGCCAGATTATTCAGCTTATTAAAGGGGCCATGGCCGCGCTGTTGCCCCTGATTACCGGGGTTGTGCTGGTCGCGCTGGTCTCTCCGGTGATGCTCGGCGGTCTGGTTTTTAGTACCAAATCGCTGCAACCGAAATTTTCCAAACTGAACCCGCTGTCGGGCATTGCGAAAATGTTCTCTGCGCAGACCGGGGCTGAGCTGCTCAAAGCCATTCTCAAATCGGTGCTGATGGGTAGTTCCGCGGGGTTTTACCTCTGGTACCACTGGCCGGAAATGATGCGTCTCATCAGCGAATCGCCTCTCAGCGCGATGAGCAACGCGCTGAATCTGGTCGGGCTCTGCGCGCTGCTGGTGGTGCTCAGCATTATCCCGATGGTGGGTTTTGACGTGATCTTCCAGCTTTATACCCACTTCAAAAAACTGCGCATGTCACGTCAGGATATTCGTGACGAATATAAGCAGATGGAAGGTGACCCGCACGTGAAGGGACGCATCCGTCAGATGCAGCGTGCCGCCGCCCGTCGCCGCATGATGGAAGATGTGCCGAAGGCCGACGTCATTGTTACCAACCCGACACACTATTCCGTTGCGCTGCGCTATGACGAAAACAAAATGAGCGCGCCGAAAGTGGTGGCGAAAGGGGCGGGTCTGATAGCACTTCGTATCCGTGAGATTGGTACTGAAAACCGTGTGCCAATCCTTGAAGCTCCTCCGCTGGCGCGTGCCCTGTACCGTCATGCGGAAATTGGACAACAGATCCCCGGACAACTTTACGCCGCCGTGGCGGAAGTGCTGGCCTGGGTATGGCAGTTGAAGCGCTGGCGCCTGGCCGGCGGTCAACGGCCTGTGAAACCTGAGAACCTTCCGGTGCCTGAAGCGCTGGATTTTTTGAACGAGAAGGACACTGATGGCTAA
- a CDS encoding MFS transporter: MKTRKIGLANYLAYGSGDFLGAGTTALTAAWLLYFYTTFCGLSPIEATFIFAVARVLDAVVSPLMGFLTDNFGTTWLGKRFGRRKFFILLGIPCVFSYSLMWVGDMSFWYYLLTYLVFDIVYTMILVPYETLVPEMTDDFKQKTKFSGARISMAQMSAILASFLPGILLTSFGKDNAVSFFYASLVFSVLCALMLIFVWCFTWERPREEWSEAALRAEEEKKNLTMGQSLNRLIVELSSTLRIKIFRQHLGMYLGGYIAQDVFNAVFTYYVVFVLMQEASMASSLLGTMAIFQFLAVIAMIPLCIRFGPAPSYRMVVVLFGLASLSYAMLYYAGLSDVYALLLLISAVAGLGRGGINYVPWNTYTYIADVDEAITGQRREGIFAGIMTLTRKASQAGAVMLVGIVMQMSGFVSGQKVQPAEVSHTILMILSVGTILVLFCGFLVSLRFRLNLQTHSTLREETAKMRECGYAMPESATPHARATVEMLAGMPFESLWGNNNIGYLNRNKPAAPSLKDRAVLNSTYNRG; encoded by the coding sequence ATGAAAACACGTAAAATTGGACTCGCGAATTATCTTGCTTACGGGTCAGGTGACTTCCTCGGGGCGGGTACCACCGCCCTGACGGCGGCCTGGCTTTTATATTTTTATACCACCTTCTGCGGGCTCTCACCAATCGAAGCAACGTTCATCTTTGCCGTGGCAAGGGTGCTGGATGCCGTCGTTAGCCCGTTAATGGGGTTTTTAACCGATAATTTTGGTACGACCTGGCTCGGTAAGCGCTTTGGCCGTCGTAAGTTCTTTATCCTGCTGGGGATTCCGTGCGTGTTCAGCTACTCGCTGATGTGGGTTGGGGACATGAGCTTCTGGTACTACCTGCTGACCTATCTGGTGTTTGATATCGTCTACACCATGATTCTGGTGCCGTACGAAACGCTGGTGCCGGAAATGACCGATGACTTTAAACAGAAAACCAAGTTCTCCGGGGCGCGTATCTCTATGGCGCAGATGTCCGCCATTCTGGCTTCCTTCCTGCCGGGGATCCTGTTGACCAGCTTCGGGAAAGACAACGCGGTTTCCTTCTTCTACGCAAGCCTGGTCTTCTCTGTGCTCTGCGCGCTGATGCTGATCTTCGTCTGGTGCTTCACCTGGGAGCGCCCGCGCGAAGAGTGGTCTGAGGCGGCGCTGCGTGCTGAAGAAGAGAAGAAGAATCTGACGATGGGGCAAAGCCTCAACCGCCTGATCGTTGAGCTAAGCTCCACGCTGCGCATCAAGATTTTCCGTCAGCATCTGGGCATGTACCTCGGCGGCTATATCGCGCAGGACGTGTTTAATGCGGTATTCACCTACTACGTGGTGTTCGTGCTGATGCAGGAAGCGTCAATGGCGTCCAGTCTGCTGGGCACGATGGCCATCTTCCAGTTCCTTGCGGTTATCGCCATGATCCCGCTGTGTATCCGCTTCGGGCCAGCGCCGTCCTACCGCATGGTCGTGGTGCTGTTTGGCCTGGCGTCTCTCTCTTACGCCATGCTTTATTACGCTGGCCTGAGCGACGTCTACGCTCTGCTGTTGCTGATCTCTGCGGTGGCTGGGCTGGGGCGCGGCGGTATCAACTATGTGCCATGGAATACCTACACCTACATTGCTGACGTGGATGAAGCGATCACCGGCCAGCGCCGCGAAGGGATCTTCGCGGGCATCATGACCCTGACCCGTAAGGCGTCACAGGCCGGTGCGGTGATGCTGGTGGGCATCGTGATGCAGATGTCCGGCTTTGTCAGCGGTCAGAAAGTGCAGCCTGCGGAAGTGAGCCACACCATTTTGATGATCCTGAGCGTGGGCACCATCCTGGTGCTGTTCTGCGGCTTCCTCGTTTCCCTGCGCTTCAGGCTCAATTTGCAGACCCACAGCACGCTGCGCGAGGAGACCGCGAAAATGCGTGAGTGTGGTTATGCGATGCCAGAGTCAGCGACGCCACACGCCCGCGCCACCGTCGAGATGCTGGCCGGTATGCCCTTTGAGTCACTGTGGGGCAACAACAACATCGGGTATCTGAATCGCAATAAGCCAGCGGCACCTTCGCTAAAGGATCGCGCGGTACTCAATTCGACATACAACAGAGGTTAA